One Bradyrhizobium sp. CCGB12 genomic window carries:
- a CDS encoding DUF6496 domain-containing protein: MARKAKKRRYSRSSGSDVESEMRRYKKGTAKSGRGGRGGRVKSRKQAIAIGLSKARKKGKKVPKKASKRKTSKKTSKKKTSKKSSTRRSTKRSR; the protein is encoded by the coding sequence ATGGCACGCAAGGCAAAGAAGCGCCGCTACTCACGCAGCTCCGGGAGCGATGTCGAAAGCGAGATGCGGCGCTACAAGAAGGGTACCGCGAAGAGCGGACGTGGCGGTCGCGGCGGACGCGTGAAGAGCCGTAAGCAGGCCATCGCGATCGGGCTGTCGAAGGCCCGCAAGAAGGGCAAGAAGGTCCCGAAGAAGGCGTCGAAGCGGAAGACGTCCAAGAAGACCTCAAAGAAGAAAACTTCAAAGAAGTCGTCGACGCGCAGATCCACCAAACGGTCGCGCTGA